The Alkalihalophilus pseudofirmus nucleotide sequence TATAGAGTGCATGTATTTGTTTATGACAAGGGATGCACAGCAATGCCTTTTCTAAATGTGCTCCCCCCTCCTCCCTTGGAGTCAGGTGATGAACCGTAAGCTGCACGTTGTCTCTCTCACACAGTTCACATGTACCTACTCTTTGTTTTTTCAAAAGTTCATTCTCCTTTTTTATATAATCTACTCAATTTAACCTACTCAATTTAATCTACTCAATCAGTGTAGTATTCTATTCCCAGCTTAATACTCTATAAACCGCCGTCTTCTTTCATTTGTCTATATTGGATATATGCGATAAAGATAAAATTCAGCCCAACAAGAGAAGCGATAAACGCACCAAACAAAAACTCCTGATTCAAAAGCCAATGATACCCAAACAATAAAATAGATAACAAGGTGACAATTACTCCTGCTGAAAAGAATGCAATCATTTAAATTCCTCCTTTTAATAACTTATTTTCCTTTATGAAAAAAAGTCCAACTCTCCTCTTAAATCTGCTAGGATAGAAAAGTGGTTTACAACGTGAAACAAAATGTAACGACAGTATAAATAAATCAACATGATTGAATTTGGTTAATGAAGTAAGGAGGCTTTGATGTGAAAACAGCCTTATATAAACAAAAAGTCATTCAGCTGTCTTCAATCGAACGCAGCCAATGGCAACAAATGTATAATGCTAGTATTCGACAAGAACTAACTTGTATGCATTGCGGGGAGCCTTTGCGCATCAACATCGGCATTCATGAGGCACCCTTTTTTATTCACCCGCCTACTTCTCTTGATTGTCTTAAAGAAGTAGCAGCCTATGAGCGAGAGGCTCAAAAAAAACAAAGCGATCGTACAGAAACAGCTTCTCTCAACGGTTTTAAAATGCCTGTCAGAAGAGAGATCTCTTCTTCTGGCAATGAATCATCTGCAACAGACCAGTGGAAACCGCCAGAACCAATAAAAGCCATTCCTACTTTCACTGCTCACCATAAGAGCGGCTATGAAGAATACACAGGTTACAGAGCGATCCTTAAAGAACAAGGTATTTTATTAGATGATCAGCAATGGAATGCTGCTACTACAACGGAAGGACCGCTGCTTATTTTAGCCGGAGCAGGAAGCGGTAAAACCAGAGTACTAACAACTAGAGCTGCCTATATGCTTACAGAGAAAAATTATTCACCAAAACAAATGATATTAGTCACTTTTACAGCAAAAGCAGCAAAAGAAATGAAAGAAAGAATGACAATTTATCCTGGGGTCACAAAAGGTGCCCTTCAACAGTTAGTAGTTGGAACCTTTCATAGCATCTTTTACAGAATGCTCATGCATTATGACTTTGAAAAATGGAACAGCCAGCATTTATTAAAATGGGATTGGCAAAAAGACCAGATGTTAAAAGAGGCTGGCCGAGAGATCGACTTAGATGAAAAGGAATTTGCATATGACCAGGCACTAACTCAGATAAGCTGGTGGAAAAATCATATGCAAAACCCCAACGAAATTAAGCCTAAAGATATATGGGAAGAGCGCGCGGCTTACTTATATAAGCGTTATGAACAAATGCGGACCAGTAAACGTTTGTTTGATTTTGATGATATGCTGTTAGGCTGCTATGATCTCTTAACAACAAATCAAGCATTGCTTGAACGCTACCAAGAACGCTTTGCCTATGTCTCTATTGATGAGTTCCAAGACATTAATAAGGTGCAGGTTGAATTAATTACTTTACTTACAGAAACTAAGCGGAACCTTTGTGTGGTAGGAGATGATGATCAATCAATCTATGCCTTTCGCGGGAGCAATCCTGATTATATTCTCAATTTCAAAAGCGATTACCCTGAAGCAAAAGTATGTGTTCTCGATCAAAATTACCGTTCTACCCATCCCATTGTTGAATCAGCTAATAATGTCATTACAACTAATAAAACTCGCTTTAATAAACAGCTCCATGCCCAGCACACCGATGAAAATGCACCTGTTCTCTTTTTCCCTTATGACGAGGAAGAGGAAGCAACAATGATCGTGAATGATATTAAAAGCAGAATAAAAAATGGCGCCGAGCCAAGTGATTTTGCTGTGTTGTTTCGAACAAATGTGACGTCACGCGCTTTATTTGAACGAATGGTAACTTCAAGCCTGCCATTTTCTATCGAAAGTGACGGGGATTCATTTTACCGTAGAAAAGCAGTTCGTAAAGTTCTCGCCTACTTGCAGTTGTGCATCAATCCTGATAACGGACAGGCTATACAAGACCTAATTGGAGCTCTATTTTTAAAGCAGCAAGTCATTCAAGATTTGAAAGCTCTCACAATTACGGAAGATTGTACGTTTGTAGAGGCACTTACTCACTTAAGCGGTCTGCCTAACTTTCAACAAAAGAAGCTGCAAAAACTTCCTGAACAATTTAAACAAATCAAAAAGAAGACACCCGTTGAGGCCATTGCCTTTATAGAACAAGAAATGGGCTTGAAGGATTATCTCAAAAAGCAAGGAAATGAAGGAAATAAACTCGATCGCGGGTCAGATGATGTACGTGATTTAAAAGTGGCGGCTAGACAACATGAAACGATAGAAGCTTTTATTCAACATGTTGATCATATGATTGCCAAACAAGAGGAAGCTAGAAAGATGCCAGCCGAAAAAACGGCTGTTCAATTATTAACGATTCACCGTGCGAAAGGACTGGAATATAAACATGTTTATATCCTAGGTGCAAATGAAGGTTCGCTTCCCCATGATTACGCATTAGATGCTTGGCGTGAAGGTGATGACAAACCTCTCGAAGAAGAACGGCGTTTAATGTATGTAGCTATGACGAGAGCTAAAAATACTCTAGCCATATCTGTACCGACTATGAGACGCGGTAAAAGAGCTCATCCATCAAGGTTTGTAAGAGAAGTGAAGAAGATGGCTCGTACCCAATCGAAACATAAGATTCCTTCTTTAATTGGAGGTAAGAGATGAATAAAGGGATTATAGAAAAAACGGAAAAATGGGTAAAAGCTCAATTGATTAACGAAGAATCAGGCCATGATTGGTATCACATTTTACGTGTGACAAGAACTGCTCAGCAAATTGCTAAAGAAGAACACGCTAACGATGAGATCGTCACTCTGGCTGCATTGGTACATGATTTAGCTGATGATAAAGTTGCTCAAAACGAAAAAGAGGCTTTAAAGAACATAGACGAGTGGTTTAAAGAGAATGGTTTAGGTGATGAGGCGATCGCACAAATTATCTCTATCATAACCACGATATCCTTTAAAGGAGGCAATGGGCAGCCAGTCTCCACTTTAGAAGGAAAAATCGTGCAGGATGCAGACCGTTTAGATGCACTAGGTGCGATTGGTATTGCTCGCACGTTTGTGTATTCAGGACATAAAGGACAGCCTATGTATGACCCTGAATTACCTGTTAGAAATGAAATGTCTATAGAGGAATATCGACACGGGAAATCATCGGCTGTACACCATTTTTATGAGAAACTTCTAAAGCTGAAAGATCAAATGAACACCACAACTGGCATGAAATTAGCTGCTCGGCGTCATGCCTTTATGGAAACATACCTTGAACAGTTTTACCAAGAATGGAACGGCCGATAATAGTGTGCAAACCTCCTTCCTAAATGAAGGAGGTTTCTTTCATATTGTCGAATATCCTATTAGCCCATACATATAGCGAGTTTGTATGGCATAGTATTTCTATAGAGATCCAATAAGCTGGAGGTGTATGTCATGCAAAAGCATCTAATCTCTAAATCAAAGCTTACTCCTGTTCAACTACAGCAACGACTAATTTACACGGAATCAGAATTAGCGAAATACAAACAAATCGTCAATAAATATCAAAATGACTATCATTATAGTTTAATTGATCAACTGCAGGCAGAAAATAAGCAGCTAAAAAAACAGTACGCAAACTCATTTGATCTTGAGAACAAGGTTAGCGAGCTAACTAAAAAACTTGCACTAGCAAAAGAAAAAATCGCAAGGTACGAAAGCACTGGACCTTATTCAACCAGATCTTCATTTGTTAATCAGGAGAATACAGAGGACCACCCAGAACTCGTTGAAAATCAAGATGAAATGACCATTGAACGAAATTGGTTTCACCGCAGTTTAATGAATCATAAAGAAGAAAATGAATAATGGAAATAAAGCCAGCTGACAAGCTCAGCTGGCTTTATTTATTTTCCAAACAATTTATTTCACTTGTTACTTCGCTCTGCCGCAACAGCCTTTACTTTTTTTAGTTGAGGACTTTTTTATGGTTTTCTTACCGAACGCTGCTTTTGAAGATGGCTTTGGCTTTGCATTAAAAGAAGCAGATGACTTTGGACGTTGTTTCATCGCACTCTCCCCCTTTCCTTTTATAGACTATGAAAGGAGTGAAAGATTCGCTTATTCTTTAAGCTTGTTTATAAGGATCTCTCTATTCAGCTTTTTGCTGACTTACACAAACGCCCTTTTCCGAATTTACACTTATAAATAAACACAATTTTGGCGGGCTGTCATACTATACAGTAGTCTGAAAACCTAGTTACCATCTTCTTTGTGGTAATAAGGTGAAAAAATAGGAGGTATACTGATGAGTCATAAAAAACACAATGTGTGTATTAATGCAAAGAAAGTATTTGACTGGGTTATTCGTCCAGTTAATGTTTCAGAGACTTATAGTGGAAAGCAATTCTTTAAGTTAACAGATTGTCCAATGGATCTATGCGATACGGACGGATGCTTTGGTACAGATTTCACTGCTGATGTAAAAGTATTCGATGTTCAGGCAAAAGAGCTTCCTCAGTCTGGCGGCAGAGAAAAAATGAAAGTGACTATTAACGGTGAAACAGTTACACTGCATAAAGTTAGAATCCTTGTAACATTTAAAGTGAAAGTTAAGATTTTAGATGGGGATTCAAAAGTATGCAGTACAGAAGATCCAATCGATTTCTGCACTATTGAAACCTTCTATTTATGCGCACCAAAAGGAACATGCGTAGATGCGACGGTCCTAGATGGTATGGCGGACGCTGAGTTTTTCTGTTGTAATAATACGCCAACTCTTACACTTAGTGCAGATTTCTGCTTAGACGTTCAAGTGACAGATTTTGTGAAACTTGAAGTAGAAGCATCATATTGCAACCCTCGTGATGAGTTCCCAATTAGTGATGTCATGGTATGTGAGCCTTTAAAAGAACCAAAACAATGTCCACATGTTTTTCCAGGTAAAAAACATAAGTGCTAATGCCATAACCTTAGAATCGAGCAAATAGCTTACTAGCTGTTGCTCGGTTTTCTTTATTCTTCCGCATGATTTATAGGTGTGTACATAAAGATATAAAAGGAAATTCTGGACTTAAGGAGTGATGGTCATGACAAATTTTTCATCACCTACCCCAAAGCTATATTCTCATCAAGATAAACTAAAGATGACTTATTGCACTGAAGAAATCAAAAGAATTAAAAGCAACGTAGCTAAACAAGAAAAGCAGATCCAAGACCTAAAGGAAACCGTCACCTCTTTAACAGAAAAAATACAGGAAGCTGAACGTTCGATTCCTCCATCTATTACTCACGAGGCCAGTCAACTATCAGCAGGATGCAGCAGTTTTTTTTCTTACTCGATTCTTATACCCAAAACCAATGAAGAAGATCCCATTACGATTATCGGCAGCTACACCATCACGAATACAGGAACCGCTGCTCTTCATGAGCCTGTTATCTGCCTTGAAATCAGCCCTTCTGCTGCCTGTAACCTAACTGGAAAAATCAATTATCGACCTGTTTCTCAAACTGAACAATACATCATTTCAGACGATTATCTAACATGGGAGTTTACAGAAGGCAGTTCCCTGCAGGAAGCAAGAAAAAGTGGACTCTATTGGTTGAAGCCTGCTTCAAACGTTCAATTAGAAATAAACCAGTCTCTTTCTTTTTCTCCATTAGAACTCCAGATCTCTAAAAAACATGTAGAGGATGAAATAACCGTACGAGGATATGTCATTTGCAGGGAAATTCCTGAAGGCCAGGCTGCAATAAATTCCATTTCATGTAAACTTTCCTGAAGGCCAAAAGACAGCTGATGACGCAGCTGTCTTTTTAGGTCATTTGTTTAACGAAGGTTTCAATAAGTGCAGCCACTCCTGCTATAGCTAAAACATATATAACGGGAGTGAAAATGACCGGAAACAAAACAAAACCTGCATATAACAAAATGGACGCCCAAACCCCAAAGCACCAATAACAATTTAATAAGTTTCCAATCCATTTTTGTATACCGCTGCCTTTACCTTCAATATATTGATAGACTTCCCCGTTTTCATCTATCTCTTCTACCACTGCCGTAAAAGGTCTTCTCATAAAGTCTGTAATTTCATCCAATACGATTAAATGAGTAAACCTGAAGACAGCAAAAGAAAGTAAAAAAAATTCAAATAATGATACTA carries:
- a CDS encoding DUF1360 domain-containing protein, which codes for MENYIVSLFEFFLLSFAVFRFTHLIVLDEITDFMRRPFTAVVEEIDENGEVYQYIEGKGSGIQKWIGNLLNCYWCFGVWASILLYAGFVLFPVIFTPVIYVLAIAGVAALIETFVKQMT
- a CDS encoding ATP-dependent helicase, producing the protein MKTALYKQKVIQLSSIERSQWQQMYNASIRQELTCMHCGEPLRINIGIHEAPFFIHPPTSLDCLKEVAAYEREAQKKQSDRTETASLNGFKMPVRREISSSGNESSATDQWKPPEPIKAIPTFTAHHKSGYEEYTGYRAILKEQGILLDDQQWNAATTTEGPLLILAGAGSGKTRVLTTRAAYMLTEKNYSPKQMILVTFTAKAAKEMKERMTIYPGVTKGALQQLVVGTFHSIFYRMLMHYDFEKWNSQHLLKWDWQKDQMLKEAGREIDLDEKEFAYDQALTQISWWKNHMQNPNEIKPKDIWEERAAYLYKRYEQMRTSKRLFDFDDMLLGCYDLLTTNQALLERYQERFAYVSIDEFQDINKVQVELITLLTETKRNLCVVGDDDQSIYAFRGSNPDYILNFKSDYPEAKVCVLDQNYRSTHPIVESANNVITTNKTRFNKQLHAQHTDENAPVLFFPYDEEEEATMIVNDIKSRIKNGAEPSDFAVLFRTNVTSRALFERMVTSSLPFSIESDGDSFYRRKAVRKVLAYLQLCINPDNGQAIQDLIGALFLKQQVIQDLKALTITEDCTFVEALTHLSGLPNFQQKKLQKLPEQFKQIKKKTPVEAIAFIEQEMGLKDYLKKQGNEGNKLDRGSDDVRDLKVAARQHETIEAFIQHVDHMIAKQEEARKMPAEKTAVQLLTIHRAKGLEYKHVYILGANEGSLPHDYALDAWREGDDKPLEEERRLMYVAMTRAKNTLAISVPTMRRGKRAHPSRFVREVKKMARTQSKHKIPSLIGGKR
- a CDS encoding HD domain-containing protein, which produces MNKGIIEKTEKWVKAQLINEESGHDWYHILRVTRTAQQIAKEEHANDEIVTLAALVHDLADDKVAQNEKEALKNIDEWFKENGLGDEAIAQIISIITTISFKGGNGQPVSTLEGKIVQDADRLDALGAIGIARTFVYSGHKGQPMYDPELPVRNEMSIEEYRHGKSSAVHHFYEKLLKLKDQMNTTTGMKLAARRHAFMETYLEQFYQEWNGR